In Magnetococcales bacterium, the following proteins share a genomic window:
- a CDS encoding protein-glutamate O-methyltransferase CheR, giving the protein METEKIQEIEINLLLEALFLRYGYDFRHYDRAAIRRRILHCLESCTFAHISEIVPHLLYQGTFLTRLVHALSVNTTEMFRDPESFAALRTRVLPTLATYPFINIWHAGCATGEEVYSLAILLHEADLLKHARIYATDIDDEVLAKARDGVYHLDRLAPFADNYRQAGGHGSLGEYLTTGHGLFRMHDWLRDNMVFSNHNLVTDGVFAEIHLLMCRNVLIYFDATLQRRALRLFHDSLTRGGFLCLGGSESLHFSDVADHFLPIAQQERIYRKSLTPESRT; this is encoded by the coding sequence ATGGAAACTGAAAAGATCCAGGAAATTGAAATCAACCTGTTGCTGGAAGCGCTGTTTCTGCGCTACGGCTACGATTTTCGCCACTATGACCGGGCCGCGATCAGGCGACGCATCCTGCACTGCCTGGAATCCTGCACCTTTGCCCACATTTCCGAAATCGTGCCACACCTGCTGTACCAGGGGACTTTCCTGACCCGCCTGGTCCATGCCCTGTCGGTCAATACAACGGAAATGTTTCGTGATCCAGAGAGTTTTGCCGCCTTGCGCACCAGGGTCTTGCCAACCCTGGCAACCTATCCTTTCATCAACATCTGGCACGCCGGGTGCGCCACGGGTGAGGAAGTCTACTCCCTGGCCATCCTGCTCCATGAAGCAGATTTATTGAAACATGCCCGCATTTATGCCACCGACATAGACGATGAGGTGTTGGCCAAGGCCAGGGATGGGGTTTATCACCTGGACCGTCTGGCTCCTTTTGCAGATAATTATCGTCAGGCCGGCGGTCATGGTTCACTTGGCGAGTATCTGACCACCGGTCACGGCCTGTTTCGCATGCATGACTGGCTGCGCGACAACATGGTATTTTCCAACCATAACCTGGTCACTGATGGCGTCTTTGCCGAAATCCATCTGCTGATGTGCCGCAACGTCCTGATTTATTTTGACGCCACCCTGCAACGACGTGCCCTGCGGCTGTTTCATGACAGCCTGACACGGGGCGGTTTTCTGTGTCTGGGAGGATCCGAATCCCTCCATTTTTCTGATGTTGCCGATCATTTTCTGCCGATTGCGCAACAGGAACGCATCTATCGCAAGAGCCTCACCCCGGAATCTCGAACATGA